A stretch of DNA from Vicinamibacterales bacterium:
CGCCGAGGATGCGCGGTAGGTGCCGAGCGTGCGCACCCAGCGCGCGAACTCGGCGAGGTTCACCAGCGCCCGCGCGCACTGCAGGTCGTCGCGCGAAACCGCCAGGTCGGCGTAGAACATGTACTCCCACGGCCGGCCGCGCAGCGGGCGCGACTCGAGCTTGGTCAGATCGATGTTGCGCAGCGCGAACACGCTCAGCGCGCGGAACAGCGCCCCGGGCGCGTTGGGCAGCGCGAACGCAATCGTCGTCTTGTCCGCCCCCTCGGTCATCGCCTGGCGCGCGATGACGAAGAAGCGCGTGATGTTGGTGTCGAAATCCTGCAGCCCTTCCTTCAGGATCTCGAGCTGGAAGACTTCGGCGGCGCGGCGCGAGGCGATCGCCGCGGCATGGTGCATCCCCCCCTCGCGAATCAGCTTGGCGCCGCCGGCGGTGTCGTAGACCGCCGCGATCTCGACGTTCGGCAGCCCCTTGAGGAAACGCTCGCACTGCGCCAGCGCCTGGGGGTGCGAGTGCACCACCTGGATGTCCTCCATGCGCACGCCGGGCAGGACCAGCAGGCAGTGCTCCACCTTCAGCTCGACCTCGCCGACGATCGGCAGCTCGTGCTCGACCAGCAGGTCGTAGTTGCGGTGGATGCTGCCGCCGATGGAGTTCTCCATCGGCAGGATGCCGCGCCCGGCACGCCCCTCCGCCACCGCCTGGAAGACCTCCTCGAAGCTCTTGCAGGGCACGGAAATGGCGTCCGGCTCGAACGCCAGCAAGGCGGCCTCGCTGTAGGCCCCCGGCTCTCCCTGGAAGGCAATCCGCATGGTTCCCGGCATTGTGCTGGACCTCCGATCTATGCGTCAATCTAATAGTTTTTACAGCATGATAAGCGAACATTATCAAG
This window harbors:
- the pheA gene encoding prephenate dehydratase is translated as MRIAFQGEPGAYSEAALLAFEPDAISVPCKSFEEVFQAVAEGRAGRGILPMENSIGGSIHRNYDLLVEHELPIVGEVELKVEHCLLVLPGVRMEDIQVVHSHPQALAQCERFLKGLPNVEIAAVYDTAGGAKLIREGGMHHAAAIASRRAAEVFQLEILKEGLQDFDTNITRFFVIARQAMTEGADKTTIAFALPNAPGALFRALSVFALRNIDLTKLESRPLRGRPWEYMFYADLAVSRDDLQCARALVNLAEFARWVRTLGTYRASSAPSTVPSPTRDAVTGAL